A segment of the Prochlorococcus marinus str. MIT 9215 genome:
TATTCTTTTGCAAGTTTTTAAAGCTAAATATTATACTTAACTTTTTTTATTTTATATATTCTTTTAAAACTCCATTTCGATTTGGATGCCTAAGTTTTCTTAGGGCTTTTGCCTCTATTTGTCGAATTCTTTCTCTCGTCACATCAAAAATCTGGCCAATTTCTTCAAGAGTTTTCATTCTTCCATCATCAATTCCATATCTCAATCTTAGAACATCTCTTTCTCTTGGACTAAGAGTGGCTAAAACTCCTTCCAAATCCTCTCTTAATAAAGTTTTAGAAACATCTTGCTCTGGATTTTCTATATCAGCCTCTATAAAGTCTCCCAGTCTTGAGTCTTCCTCTTTACCTATTGGAGTTTCTAAAGAAATGGGAAGTTGTGCACTTTTAGCTATAAATCTTAATTTTTCAATTGTCATTTCCATACTCTCAGCAATTTCTTCTTCGCTAGGTTTCCTGCCAAATTCTTGGCTGAGAACTTTTGTGGTTTTTTTAATTCTGGAAATTGTCTCGTATAAGTGAACTGGCAATCTAATAGTTCTACTTTGATCTGCAATTGCTCTTGTAATGGCTTGGCGAATCCACCATGTCGCATATGTAGAGAACTTATAACCTTTTTCATGGTCAAATTTTTCCGCTGCTCTAATTAGGCCCAAACTTCCTTCTTGGATTAAATCTTGAAATGATAAACCTCTGTTCATATATTTTTTAGCAATGGAAACAACTAATCTTAAATTTGATTGAACCATTTTTTCTTTAGCTCTCCTACCTAAGAGAAGTCTTCTTCTAAATTTGGAAAGAGGCATATCTATTAACTCGGCCCACTCTCTAACAGATGGGAAATGTCCCTTTTCTGACTCATATTGAGTTGCCAGTTCTTCTAATTGGAGTAAGTCAGCAATTTTTCTTGCAAGCTCAATTTCTTCATCTGGTCTTAGAAGTCTAATTCTTCCAATTTCTTGTAGATAAACTCTTATTGAATCTTCAGTGTAGATACCTTTTGGCCCAAGCTTTATATTTCCGAGCCCTTTATCTTCTTCTTCAGAATCACTAAATTCATTATTATTTTCAATACTGTTTTCGTTTAACTCAGAAGATGTCTGTAAATTTTGAAAATTTTTATTACTATCTCCTTCAACAACTGTTTCTAAATTTGTATTAATTTTTTTATTGATCTTTTTTTTTGAACTAGGCTTGGAATTCTTTGATTCTGCTGCGACTGGACACATAATTGACTCCTTTCTACGGTGAATTTAACTAGATAAAATTTTATTTAGGGCTAATTTGAACATTTAGTAGTAAAGTCCCCCTTAATTTTTAAAAAACTTTTTATCAAAATGAAAATAAGGAAAGTTTTCTAAATTGTTGAAAAATTTAAATAGTGCTATAGATTACCTAAAGTAAAAAGTCTTGGGATTTCTCAGACAGGCAGATCATTTTTTGAATTTTCAGTCAATGATCAAAGCTTCATGTCTCCCTTAAGAGCAGGATACTTACAATGTGCAAAAAACACTTTGTGGAATGTTCAACAATCCAATACTAAGAAAAAGTTTTGAAGCCGGCAAGTAATCAGTTATTAAATATCTCGTACAAATTGGAGATTTTGCTTGATATAGGCAGTGGTAATGAAAGTTTTTACTATTTAGATGGAAATAATCTTGGGGTAGAAGTCGGAGATATTGTAAGTGTGAAACTAAGAGGGAGATTATTGAATGGGTTGGTGATCTCCCAAAAAAAAAATTCGACAATTAATAATTATGAAAAAAATATTACTGGAGTTAAAAACATAAGATATTTGTTTGTTGAAAGTATTTTGCAGAAAAAAATAATTGATGACTCTTGGAGAGAATTGATAGAGTCCCTAGCCTCTTTTTATATAGTTAGTAATTTAAAAATGTTTAAAACTGCATTTCCTCCTGGTTGGATTGGTAAATATAAGAATTTCTCTAAAGGTTTTAAAGATCAAATATGGATTGAAACTAAAAAAGAATTTGATATTAAGAAAAATGGATTAACCAAAAAAGAATTTTTTTTAATGAATACTTTACCTGAAAAAGGTAATTGGCAAAGTGAATTAATAAAGTCTGGTTTTAATTACAAACTAATTAACTCAATGGTCAGTAAAAATTACCTTGTTAAATCTAAAAGAAAAAAAAATATAAATACTAAATTAAATTCCTTTTTAAATGATCGTATTGCAACGAAAAAACCAAATCTTACAAATGAACAAAAAATTGCATTTCAAGAATTTCAAAAAATGAAACCAGGAGATGTTTTACTTCTATGGGGCGAAACAGGTTCAGGTAAAACAGAAGTTTATATGAGAATTGCTGAAGATCAACTGTTCAAGAAAAAAAGTTGTTTGATACTAGCCCCAGAAATTGGACTAATTCCTCAACTTATTGATAGGTTTAGGCAGCGATTTTATAATGTTGTTTACGAATATCATAGTAACTGTTCTCCCAATCATAGGACTGTAGTTTGGAAGAAAATTATTAATGCTAATGAACCTTTAATAGTAATAGGAACTAGGTCAGCTGTTTTTCTTCCAATGAAAAATCTAGGATTAATAATCATCGATGAAGAACATGATAGTTCGTATAAACAAGATAGCCCTATGCCTTGTTATGACGCAAGAGAGATTGCTATTGAAATAGTAAAAAGGAATTCTGCAAAGTTAATTTTTGGGAGTGCAACCCCATCAATGAAGACTTGGAAAAAGTGTATTTTTGAAAAGAACTTTAAATTGGTAAGAATGATTGAAAGGATATCCAGTAATGAGATTCCTGAAATAAGAATTATTGATATGCGGGATGAGTTCAAGAAAGGAAATATGAAAATTTTTTCCAATGAATTATTACAATTGCTTCCTCAACTACGCTTAAAAAAAGAGCAGGCAATAATTTTGATCCCTAGAAGGGGGCACAGTGGGTTTTTAAGTTGTAGAAATTGCGGATATTTAATAAATTGCCCTAACTGCGACGTTCCTTTATCAGTACATCTCGGTTTACAAGGAAAAAAATGGTTAAGCTGTCATTGGTGTGATCATAAATCGAGATTGATCAATCGTTGCCCAGATTGTCATTCAAATGCCTTTAAACCTTTTGGAATAGGTACACAAAGGGTAATAGAATTTATAAATGAAGAATTTCCTGACTTAAGAGTACTTCGTTTTGATAGAGATACAACCTCAGGGAAAGATGGTCATAGAGATATTCTTTCAAAGTTTTCTAAAGGTGATGCTGATATTCTTGTGGGAACTCAAATGTTGGCAAAAGGGATTGACATCCCCAATATTACTCTTTCAGTAGTTATTGCTGCAGATGGGTTGCTTCATCGCCCAGATATTTCGGCAGAAGAAAAATCATTACAATTGTTTTTGCAATTAGCTGGCAGGGCAGGCAGGGCTCAAAAAAAAGGAAAAGTAATTTTTCAAACATATAAACCTAACCACCCGGTAATTTCGTATCTTCAGAAAAGAGATTACGAAAGATTCTTATGCGAAAACTCGAAATTGAGAAAAGATGCTAATTTATTTCCATTTTGCACGATTTGCCTTCTCAAATTGTCAGGTGAAAATTATGAATTAACTGAGTCAATTGCAATGAAATTAGCAAAATATCTA
Coding sequences within it:
- the rpoD gene encoding RNA polymerase sigma factor RpoD is translated as MCPVAAESKNSKPSSKKKINKKINTNLETVVEGDSNKNFQNLQTSSELNENSIENNNEFSDSEEEDKGLGNIKLGPKGIYTEDSIRVYLQEIGRIRLLRPDEEIELARKIADLLQLEELATQYESEKGHFPSVREWAELIDMPLSKFRRRLLLGRRAKEKMVQSNLRLVVSIAKKYMNRGLSFQDLIQEGSLGLIRAAEKFDHEKGYKFSTYATWWIRQAITRAIADQSRTIRLPVHLYETISRIKKTTKVLSQEFGRKPSEEEIAESMEMTIEKLRFIAKSAQLPISLETPIGKEEDSRLGDFIEADIENPEQDVSKTLLREDLEGVLATLSPRERDVLRLRYGIDDGRMKTLEEIGQIFDVTRERIRQIEAKALRKLRHPNRNGVLKEYIK
- the priA gene encoding replication restart helicase PriA is translated as MKPASNQLLNISYKLEILLDIGSGNESFYYLDGNNLGVEVGDIVSVKLRGRLLNGLVISQKKNSTINNYEKNITGVKNIRYLFVESILQKKIIDDSWRELIESLASFYIVSNLKMFKTAFPPGWIGKYKNFSKGFKDQIWIETKKEFDIKKNGLTKKEFFLMNTLPEKGNWQSELIKSGFNYKLINSMVSKNYLVKSKRKKNINTKLNSFLNDRIATKKPNLTNEQKIAFQEFQKMKPGDVLLLWGETGSGKTEVYMRIAEDQLFKKKSCLILAPEIGLIPQLIDRFRQRFYNVVYEYHSNCSPNHRTVVWKKIINANEPLIVIGTRSAVFLPMKNLGLIIIDEEHDSSYKQDSPMPCYDAREIAIEIVKRNSAKLIFGSATPSMKTWKKCIFEKNFKLVRMIERISSNEIPEIRIIDMRDEFKKGNMKIFSNELLQLLPQLRLKKEQAIILIPRRGHSGFLSCRNCGYLINCPNCDVPLSVHLGLQGKKWLSCHWCDHKSRLINRCPDCHSNAFKPFGIGTQRVIEFINEEFPDLRVLRFDRDTTSGKDGHRDILSKFSKGDADILVGTQMLAKGIDIPNITLSVVIAADGLLHRPDISAEEKSLQLFLQLAGRAGRAQKKGKVIFQTYKPNHPVISYLQKRDYERFLCENSKLRKDANLFPFCTICLLKLSGENYELTESIAMKLAKYLLNFCEKKNWKLIGPAPSLIAKVGKKFRWQILIHGPEGTKIPLPERSILWKLIPKNVFLTIDVNPAEL